The proteins below are encoded in one region of Takifugu rubripes chromosome 1, fTakRub1.2, whole genome shotgun sequence:
- the LOC101075133 gene encoding rho GTPase-activating protein 6-like isoform X1: MSAQGLLSSVFSCSLSPKTITKQKLRQTRSLDPALMRHYGTGAEKTLSMGDFTWKSVSGRSIGLKPVPLQSLSELERCRLQDVAFRRLLRDRDMGCHISIPKNGHKHKKSLRQKLDSLSKEKSKDKEVTPLVFGVPLCQVISNDRTLKQRHDPPWEGHSDPTELMLSFLHLTTSFKRTNREFSSSNSSLSSSEAPNESTLISTADAAPRTRRRGGVSVDCITDLDDNQSRLLEALHLSLPAEKACSRKKRCDKKLSLNPIYRQVPRVVELCCQHLEKHGLQTVGIFRVGSSRKRVRQLCKEFDRGWEVHLDEEHSVHDVAALLKEFLRDMPEPLLTRELYTAFINTVSLARADQEHALQLLIFLLPPCNSDTLQRLLHMLSTVAAHADDSVNCKGQKVSGNKMTSYNLATIFGPNLLHKQKNPEKEFTVQSFARAEESTAVISVVQKMISTQQTLFMVPADLQNEVLMSLLESDGDVVDYLLRRKASQNLGPGTISLNIPLNERRLSSDSTKVSSGDVSPYDNNSPVLSDGLMGKCPDDSDPFAHSVPRLSFTVHSPEGSSRNSPTLSTDKEASADHFWDTWEEFLSEDFADPRLTDVTESQSCRSSEEWSGRQGNNKPPITPTATSLGVLDNRPHLPVTRSSSGPHDHRGQTRTPSPLHQRLCGQSGAISLDNLAAMTRHPACPLLEVRTHVLSHNDGALRETHITHSTSSLPTRQPNLDTLKTAGTAAASGSGQVNGAGAPDWRSGRWHIWQKMSEESPEKMPETLV, from the exons ATGTCCGCTCAAGGATTACTGAGCAGTGTTTTTTCGTGTTCTCTGAGCCCGAAAACTATCACCAAGCAGAAACTGAGGCAGACCCGCAGCTTGGACCCGGCGTTGATGCGACATTATGGTACCGGAGCAGAGAAGACATTGTCTATG GGTGACTTCACCTGGAAGAGCGTGTCAGGGCGCAGCATCGGCCTGAAGCCCGTCCCCCTGCAAAGCCTGTCAGAGCTGGAGCGATGTCGTCTGCAGGACGTAGCCTTCAGGAGGCTGCTGCGGGACCGAGACATGGGCTGCCACATCTCCATCCCCAAAa ATGGTCACAAGCACAAGAAGTCGCTCAGGCAGAAGCTGGATTCCTTATCCAAGGAGAAGAGTAAAGACAAAG AGGTCACGCCCCTGGTGTTTGGAGTACCGCTCTGTCAGGTCATTTCCAACGACCGGACGCTCAAGCAGCGGCACGATCCCCCGTGGGAGGGTCACAGCGACCCCACGGAGCTGATGCTGTCCTTCCTTCACCTCACCACCAGCTTCAAGAGGACCAACAGGGAGTTCTCCAGCAGTAACTCCTCCCTGAGTTCCAGTGAAGCCCCCAATGAATCAACTTTGATCAGCACTGCCGACGCAGCCCCTCGGACCCGCAGGAGG GGCGGAGTATCGGTGGATTGCATCACCGACCTTGACGATAACCAGTCGCGGCTCTTAGAGGCGCTCCACCTGTCCCTACCTGCAGAAAAGgcctgcagcaggaagaagagATGCGACAAAAAGCTCAGCCTCAACCCCATTTACAGGCAGGTTCCCCGAGTGGTGGAGCTCTGCTGCCAGCACCTTGAAAAACACG GGCTACAGACAGTTGGAATATTCCGCGTTGGGAGTTCCAGAAAGCGAGTGCGGCAG CTTTGCAAGGAATTTGACCGGGGATGGGAGGTTCATTTGGACGAGGAGCACAGCGTCCACGACGTGGCTGCATTACTGAAAGAGTTCCTCAGAGACATGCCTGAGCCGCTGCTAACGAGAGAGCTCTACACGGCCTTCATCAACACCGTGT cattGGCACGTGCAGACCAAGAGCATGCCCTCCAGCTCCTGatttttctgcttcctccctgTAACAGCGACACTCTGCAACGCCTCCTCCACATGTTATCCACGGTGGCTGCACATGCTGACGACAGCGTCAACTGTAAGGGACAGAAG GTGTCGGGAAACAAAATGACGTCGTACAATCTGGCCACCATCTTTGGACCAAACCTCTTACACAAACAGAAGAACCCAGAGAAGGAGTTTACAGTCCAGAGCTTCGCCCGGGCAGAGGAGAGCACGGCCGTCATCAGCGTGGTCCAGAAGATGATCAGCACCCAGCAAACACTATTTATG GTTCCTGCTGACCTGCAGAACGAAGTGCTGATGAGTTTGTTGGAGAGCGACGGCGACGTGGTGGATTACCTGCTGCGCCGGAAGGCCTCGCAAAACCT GGGACCGGGGACCATCTCGCTGAACATCCCCCTGAATGAGCGACGCTTATCCAGTGATTCCACCAAGGTGTCGAGTGGAGATGTGTCTCCTTATGACAACAATTCCCCCGTCCTGTCGGACGGACTGATGGGGAAATGTCCGGACGACAGTGACCCGTTCGCCCACAGCGTCCCCAGACTGTCTTTCACAGTTCACTCTCCCGAAGGTTCCTCCAGGAACTCTCCTACACTGTCCACAGACAAAG AGGCCTCAGCGGATCATTTCTGGGACACCTGGGAGGAATTTCTCAGCGAGGACTTTGCGGACCCTCGCCTGACAG ACGTAACAGAATCCCAGTCGTGCAGATCATCAGAGGAGTGGAGCGGTCGCCAAGGTAACAACAAGCCGCCCATCACTCCAACGGCAACCTCATTGGGTGTGTTGGATAACAGGCCACACCTCCCGGTGActcgcagcagcagcggccccCACGACCACAGAGGACAGACACGGACGCCATCACCGTTGCATCAGAGGCTGTGTGGCCAATCAGGAGCCATCAGCCTGGACAACTTGGCAGCAATGACAAGACACCCAGCGTGTCCATTACTGGAGGTCAGGACACATGTTT
- the LOC101075133 gene encoding rho GTPase-activating protein 6-like isoform X3, which produces MSAQGLLSSVFSCSLSPKTITKQKLRQTRSLDPALMRHYGTGAEKTLSMGDFTWKSVSGRSIGLKPVPLQSLSELERCRLQDVAFRRLLRDRDMGCHISIPKNGHKHKKSLRQKLDSLSKEKSKDKEVTPLVFGVPLCQVISNDRTLKQRHDPPWEGHSDPTELMLSFLHLTTSFKRTNREFSSSNSSLSSSEAPNESTLISTADAAPRTRRRGGVSVDCITDLDDNQSRLLEALHLSLPAEKACSRKKRCDKKLSLNPIYRQVPRVVELCCQHLEKHGLQTVGIFRVGSSRKRVRQLCKEFDRGWEVHLDEEHSVHDVAALLKEFLRDMPEPLLTRELYTAFINTVSLARADQEHALQLLIFLLPPCNSDTLQRLLHMLSTVAAHADDSVNCKGQKVSGNKMTSYNLATIFGPNLLHKQKNPEKEFTVQSFARAEESTAVISVVQKMISTQQTLFMVPADLQNEVLMSLLESDGDVVDYLLRRKASQNLGPGTISLNIPLNERRLSSDSTKVSSGDVSPYDNNSPVLSDGLMGKCPDDSDPFAHSVPRLSFTVHSPEGSSRNSPTLSTDKEASADHFWDTWEEFLSEDFADPRLTDVTESQSCRSSEEWSGRQGNNKPPITPTATSLGVLDNRPHLPVTRSSSGPHDHRGQTRTPSPLHQRLCGQSGAISLDNLAAMTRHPACPLLEPNLDTLKTAGTAAASGSGQVNGAGAPDWRSGRWHIWQKMSEESPEKMPETLV; this is translated from the exons ATGTCCGCTCAAGGATTACTGAGCAGTGTTTTTTCGTGTTCTCTGAGCCCGAAAACTATCACCAAGCAGAAACTGAGGCAGACCCGCAGCTTGGACCCGGCGTTGATGCGACATTATGGTACCGGAGCAGAGAAGACATTGTCTATG GGTGACTTCACCTGGAAGAGCGTGTCAGGGCGCAGCATCGGCCTGAAGCCCGTCCCCCTGCAAAGCCTGTCAGAGCTGGAGCGATGTCGTCTGCAGGACGTAGCCTTCAGGAGGCTGCTGCGGGACCGAGACATGGGCTGCCACATCTCCATCCCCAAAa ATGGTCACAAGCACAAGAAGTCGCTCAGGCAGAAGCTGGATTCCTTATCCAAGGAGAAGAGTAAAGACAAAG AGGTCACGCCCCTGGTGTTTGGAGTACCGCTCTGTCAGGTCATTTCCAACGACCGGACGCTCAAGCAGCGGCACGATCCCCCGTGGGAGGGTCACAGCGACCCCACGGAGCTGATGCTGTCCTTCCTTCACCTCACCACCAGCTTCAAGAGGACCAACAGGGAGTTCTCCAGCAGTAACTCCTCCCTGAGTTCCAGTGAAGCCCCCAATGAATCAACTTTGATCAGCACTGCCGACGCAGCCCCTCGGACCCGCAGGAGG GGCGGAGTATCGGTGGATTGCATCACCGACCTTGACGATAACCAGTCGCGGCTCTTAGAGGCGCTCCACCTGTCCCTACCTGCAGAAAAGgcctgcagcaggaagaagagATGCGACAAAAAGCTCAGCCTCAACCCCATTTACAGGCAGGTTCCCCGAGTGGTGGAGCTCTGCTGCCAGCACCTTGAAAAACACG GGCTACAGACAGTTGGAATATTCCGCGTTGGGAGTTCCAGAAAGCGAGTGCGGCAG CTTTGCAAGGAATTTGACCGGGGATGGGAGGTTCATTTGGACGAGGAGCACAGCGTCCACGACGTGGCTGCATTACTGAAAGAGTTCCTCAGAGACATGCCTGAGCCGCTGCTAACGAGAGAGCTCTACACGGCCTTCATCAACACCGTGT cattGGCACGTGCAGACCAAGAGCATGCCCTCCAGCTCCTGatttttctgcttcctccctgTAACAGCGACACTCTGCAACGCCTCCTCCACATGTTATCCACGGTGGCTGCACATGCTGACGACAGCGTCAACTGTAAGGGACAGAAG GTGTCGGGAAACAAAATGACGTCGTACAATCTGGCCACCATCTTTGGACCAAACCTCTTACACAAACAGAAGAACCCAGAGAAGGAGTTTACAGTCCAGAGCTTCGCCCGGGCAGAGGAGAGCACGGCCGTCATCAGCGTGGTCCAGAAGATGATCAGCACCCAGCAAACACTATTTATG GTTCCTGCTGACCTGCAGAACGAAGTGCTGATGAGTTTGTTGGAGAGCGACGGCGACGTGGTGGATTACCTGCTGCGCCGGAAGGCCTCGCAAAACCT GGGACCGGGGACCATCTCGCTGAACATCCCCCTGAATGAGCGACGCTTATCCAGTGATTCCACCAAGGTGTCGAGTGGAGATGTGTCTCCTTATGACAACAATTCCCCCGTCCTGTCGGACGGACTGATGGGGAAATGTCCGGACGACAGTGACCCGTTCGCCCACAGCGTCCCCAGACTGTCTTTCACAGTTCACTCTCCCGAAGGTTCCTCCAGGAACTCTCCTACACTGTCCACAGACAAAG AGGCCTCAGCGGATCATTTCTGGGACACCTGGGAGGAATTTCTCAGCGAGGACTTTGCGGACCCTCGCCTGACAG ACGTAACAGAATCCCAGTCGTGCAGATCATCAGAGGAGTGGAGCGGTCGCCAAGGTAACAACAAGCCGCCCATCACTCCAACGGCAACCTCATTGGGTGTGTTGGATAACAGGCCACACCTCCCGGTGActcgcagcagcagcggccccCACGACCACAGAGGACAGACACGGACGCCATCACCGTTGCATCAGAGGCTGTGTGGCCAATCAGGAGCCATCAGCCTGGACAACTTGGCAGCAATGACAAGACACCCAGCGTGTCCATTACTGGAG
- the LOC101075133 gene encoding rho GTPase-activating protein 6-like isoform X2: protein MSAQGLLSSVFSCSLSPKTITKQKLRQTRSLDPALMRHYGTGAEKTLSMGDFTWKSVSGRSIGLKPVPLQSLSELERCRLQDVAFRRLLRDRDMGCHISIPKNGHKHKKSLRQKLDSLSKEKSKDKEVTPLVFGVPLCQVISNDRTLKQRHDPPWEGHSDPTELMLSFLHLTTSFKRTNREFSSSNSSLSSSEAPNESTLISTADAAPRTRRRGGVSVDCITDLDDNQSRLLEALHLSLPAEKACSRKKRCDKKLSLNPIYRQVPRVVELCCQHLEKHGLQTVGIFRVGSSRKRVRQLCKEFDRGWEVHLDEEHSVHDVAALLKEFLRDMPEPLLTRELYTAFINTVSLARADQEHALQLLIFLLPPCNSDTLQRLLHMLSTVAAHADDSVNCKGQKVSGNKMTSYNLATIFGPNLLHKQKNPEKEFTVQSFARAEESTAVISVVQKMISTQQTLFMVPADLQNEVLMSLLESDGDVVDYLLRRKASQNLGPGTISLNIPLNERRLSSDSTKVSSGDVSPYDNNSPVLSDGLMGKCPDDSDPFAHSVPRLSFTVHSPEGSSRNSPTLSTDKEASADHFWDTWEEFLSEDFADPRLTESQSCRSSEEWSGRQGNNKPPITPTATSLGVLDNRPHLPVTRSSSGPHDHRGQTRTPSPLHQRLCGQSGAISLDNLAAMTRHPACPLLEVRTHVLSHNDGALRETHITHSTSSLPTRQPNLDTLKTAGTAAASGSGQVNGAGAPDWRSGRWHIWQKMSEESPEKMPETLV from the exons ATGTCCGCTCAAGGATTACTGAGCAGTGTTTTTTCGTGTTCTCTGAGCCCGAAAACTATCACCAAGCAGAAACTGAGGCAGACCCGCAGCTTGGACCCGGCGTTGATGCGACATTATGGTACCGGAGCAGAGAAGACATTGTCTATG GGTGACTTCACCTGGAAGAGCGTGTCAGGGCGCAGCATCGGCCTGAAGCCCGTCCCCCTGCAAAGCCTGTCAGAGCTGGAGCGATGTCGTCTGCAGGACGTAGCCTTCAGGAGGCTGCTGCGGGACCGAGACATGGGCTGCCACATCTCCATCCCCAAAa ATGGTCACAAGCACAAGAAGTCGCTCAGGCAGAAGCTGGATTCCTTATCCAAGGAGAAGAGTAAAGACAAAG AGGTCACGCCCCTGGTGTTTGGAGTACCGCTCTGTCAGGTCATTTCCAACGACCGGACGCTCAAGCAGCGGCACGATCCCCCGTGGGAGGGTCACAGCGACCCCACGGAGCTGATGCTGTCCTTCCTTCACCTCACCACCAGCTTCAAGAGGACCAACAGGGAGTTCTCCAGCAGTAACTCCTCCCTGAGTTCCAGTGAAGCCCCCAATGAATCAACTTTGATCAGCACTGCCGACGCAGCCCCTCGGACCCGCAGGAGG GGCGGAGTATCGGTGGATTGCATCACCGACCTTGACGATAACCAGTCGCGGCTCTTAGAGGCGCTCCACCTGTCCCTACCTGCAGAAAAGgcctgcagcaggaagaagagATGCGACAAAAAGCTCAGCCTCAACCCCATTTACAGGCAGGTTCCCCGAGTGGTGGAGCTCTGCTGCCAGCACCTTGAAAAACACG GGCTACAGACAGTTGGAATATTCCGCGTTGGGAGTTCCAGAAAGCGAGTGCGGCAG CTTTGCAAGGAATTTGACCGGGGATGGGAGGTTCATTTGGACGAGGAGCACAGCGTCCACGACGTGGCTGCATTACTGAAAGAGTTCCTCAGAGACATGCCTGAGCCGCTGCTAACGAGAGAGCTCTACACGGCCTTCATCAACACCGTGT cattGGCACGTGCAGACCAAGAGCATGCCCTCCAGCTCCTGatttttctgcttcctccctgTAACAGCGACACTCTGCAACGCCTCCTCCACATGTTATCCACGGTGGCTGCACATGCTGACGACAGCGTCAACTGTAAGGGACAGAAG GTGTCGGGAAACAAAATGACGTCGTACAATCTGGCCACCATCTTTGGACCAAACCTCTTACACAAACAGAAGAACCCAGAGAAGGAGTTTACAGTCCAGAGCTTCGCCCGGGCAGAGGAGAGCACGGCCGTCATCAGCGTGGTCCAGAAGATGATCAGCACCCAGCAAACACTATTTATG GTTCCTGCTGACCTGCAGAACGAAGTGCTGATGAGTTTGTTGGAGAGCGACGGCGACGTGGTGGATTACCTGCTGCGCCGGAAGGCCTCGCAAAACCT GGGACCGGGGACCATCTCGCTGAACATCCCCCTGAATGAGCGACGCTTATCCAGTGATTCCACCAAGGTGTCGAGTGGAGATGTGTCTCCTTATGACAACAATTCCCCCGTCCTGTCGGACGGACTGATGGGGAAATGTCCGGACGACAGTGACCCGTTCGCCCACAGCGTCCCCAGACTGTCTTTCACAGTTCACTCTCCCGAAGGTTCCTCCAGGAACTCTCCTACACTGTCCACAGACAAAG AGGCCTCAGCGGATCATTTCTGGGACACCTGGGAGGAATTTCTCAGCGAGGACTTTGCGGACCCTCGCCTGACAG AATCCCAGTCGTGCAGATCATCAGAGGAGTGGAGCGGTCGCCAAGGTAACAACAAGCCGCCCATCACTCCAACGGCAACCTCATTGGGTGTGTTGGATAACAGGCCACACCTCCCGGTGActcgcagcagcagcggccccCACGACCACAGAGGACAGACACGGACGCCATCACCGTTGCATCAGAGGCTGTGTGGCCAATCAGGAGCCATCAGCCTGGACAACTTGGCAGCAATGACAAGACACCCAGCGTGTCCATTACTGGAGGTCAGGACACATGTTT